One genomic region from Nilaparvata lugens isolate BPH chromosome 3, ASM1435652v1, whole genome shotgun sequence encodes:
- the LOC111049027 gene encoding uncharacterized protein LOC111049027: MDWGLLVYVTAAIHHSTKYVVRCGLIVLLLYSVCLVLKRIYLSLSQDDIYEKTEEKQSPNWKETIEECSKHLDKARISANNKCAKLKFDLSTIGSRLEVMMCMMGKLEQKSLPGKIEKVDATSNTDTFILTDWENCRDSTTQTDLATPGESIESSSVESFMCVSLDQSTASQSKFRILEEVLKRDLMPRSDVSAEDVSSPSESDVSISDLEAVQKWTMHENVFNSLSLTSFSKME, encoded by the coding sequence atggATTGGGGATTACTTGTTTATGTAACAGCCGCAATTCATCACTCTACAAAATACGTTGTGAGATGTGGCTTGATCGTCCTATTACTGTACTCGGTTTGCTTGGTGCTCAAGCGAATCTATCTCAGCTTATCTCAAGACGACATCTATGAAAAGACAGAAGAGAAACAATCGCCCAACTGGAAGGAAACTATTGAAGAATGCAGCAAACATTTGGACAAAGCAAGAATTTCAGCTAATAACAAATGTGCCAAACTGAAATTTGATCTGTCCACAATCGGTAGCCGACTTGAGGTGATGATGTGTATGATGGGAAAACTTGAACAAAAGTCATTGCCTGGAAAAATCGAAAAAGTTGACGCTACAAGTAATACAGATACATTTATCTTGACAGACTGGGAAAACTGCAGAGATTCCACCACTCAAACTGACCTTGCCACTCCAGGTGAATCAATCGAAAGCAGCTCGGTGGAATCTTTCATGTGCGTCAGTTTAGACCAATCAACTGCATCTCAATCGAAATTCAGGATTTTGGAAGAAGTCCTGAAAAGAGATCTGATGCCGCGATCAGATGTCTCAGCCGAAGATGTGAGCAGTCCTTCCGAAAGTGATGTTTCAATTTCAGATTTGGAAGCGGTGCAGAAATGGACCATGCATGAGAATGTTTTCAACTCACTGTCGTTAACCAGCTTTTCTAAAATGGAGTGA